In Erigeron canadensis isolate Cc75 chromosome 6, C_canadensis_v1, whole genome shotgun sequence, the following are encoded in one genomic region:
- the LOC122605482 gene encoding NDR1/HIN1-like protein 6, with protein sequence MADHQKIHPAPVQPMTDLESQQKPTAPLVPKGSSKSDNNANPVEPFPPHHRTIPLKYAKPPKKRGCCCKLFCWILFFLILILVILGILAAIVYFGFDPKIPKYSVDGMTITRFSLDNDSNLNAQFNVNITARNPNSKIGIYYEGGSKLSVSYMGTKLCEGSLPKFYQGHKNTTLLDVALNGQTRSATGLMDSLRAQQQTGTVPLVVRAKVPVRIKLGKLKLPKWKPVVRCRLNVNSLSVDNAIRITDNSCSFKFKF encoded by the coding sequence ATGGCTGATCACCAAAAAATCCATCCGGCCCCAGTTCAACCCATGACCGATCTCGAGTCACAACAAAAGCCCACTGCACCATTAGTCCCAAAAGGCTCATCCAAGTCCGATAATAATGCCAACCCGGTCGAACCATTCCCACCACACCACCGAACCATTCCACTTAAATATGCCAAACCACCAAAGAAAAGAGGCTGCTGTTGTAAACTGTTTTGTTGGATATTATTTTTTCTGATACTAATACTAGTCATTTTAGGCATTTTAGCAGCCATTGTCTATTTTGGTTTTGACCCGAAAATACCAAAATATTCAGTTGATGGTATGACCATTACCCGGTTTAGCCTAGACAATGATAGTAACTTAAATGCACAATTTAATGTAAACATTACTGCAAGAAATCCCAACTCGAAAATCGGGATATATTATGAAGGTGGATCAAAGTTGAGTGTGAGTTACATGGGAACAAAACTTTGTGAAGGTTCATTGCCTAAATTTTATCAGGGTCATAAAAACACTACACTTTTAGACGTGGCTTTAAACGGTCAGACTCGTTCTGCTACGGGTTTGATGGACTCGTTAAGGGCTCAACAACAGACAGGAACTGTTCCATTGGTTGTGAGGGCTAAGGTTCCTGTTAGGATTAAGCTTGGAAAGTTGAAGTTGCCAAAATGGAAGCCAGTTGTTAGGTGCAGGCTTAATGTGAATAGCTTATCTGTGGATAATGCCATTAGGATTACCGATAATAGTTGCAGTTttaagtttaagttttaa
- the LOC122603953 gene encoding uncharacterized protein LOC122603953: MGRISIESAKTVLEVAEVAFKAVEFSNHHHLPHPRKSDPKSQQEAEVEELRMENERLRDLLQQNLKLLQNISDSPCLLNDCPPDLHARIMDTVESPKFLSQLKTFSNDSVDGIPAMDFNVDEILINVGGKEPSMWIWVSEEMVHGKAEEKSEIDNENYVVINEEQVVDGIANFMARCVLLNPKAKNLTPEEMQKKLTKALAGMSKFEKVMEIWHCGQLFYLMATWGLALAGLYQSRALLRVAARGVHATSKVAMRAL, translated from the exons aTGGGGCGTATATCTATAGAATCAGCGAAAACAGTATTGGAAGTCGCTGAGGTGGCATTCAAAGCCGTCGAATTTTCGAATCACCATCACCTCCCTCATCCTCGCAAATCAGACCCAAAATCTCAACAAGAAGCAGAAGTGGAAGAATTGAGGATGGAGAATGAACGTCTTAGAGATTTACTCCAACAGAATCTTAAACTTCTTCAGAACATTTCTGACTCTCCTTGCTTATTAAATGATTGCCCCCCTGAT CTGCACGCTCGCATTATGGATACTGTGGAATCTCCAAAGTTCTTGAGCCAGCTCAAGACCTTCAGTAACGATTCGGTTGATGGAATTCCTG CAATGGATTTTAATGTGGATGAAATTCTAATCAATGTTGGTGGTAAAGAACCAAGTATGTGGATTTGGGTTTCTGAAGAAATGGTACATGGTAAAGCTGAAGAGAAAAGTGAGATTGATAATGAAAATTATGTAGTTATTAACGAGGAACAGGTGGTCGACGGCATTGCCAACTTTATGGCTAGATGTGTTCTGTTAAACCCAAAAGCTAAG AATCTGACACCTGAAGAAATGCAGAAGA AGCTGACCAAGGCATTGGCTGGCATGAGCAAGTTTGAGAAGGTGATGGAAATCTGGCATTGTGGGCAGCTTTTCTATTTGATGGCTACCTGGGGACTTGCTCTAGCAGG GTTGTACCAGAGTCGCGCATTGTTGAGGGTTGCTGCTAGGGGAGTCCATGCAACAAGCAAAGTTGCTATGAGGGCTCTTTAA